ATGGTCACTCCTCCTTCTCAATACTATCCGTATGTTTCGAAAATACCCTCTCGTAAGGGCGGATCATTTGTAAGAACTCTTCCTCATTTATAATGGTTATGCCAAGTTCCCTGGCTTTCTGCAGCTTGCTGCCAGCACCTGGACCAGCCACCACTATCGACGTTTTCTTGCTTACACTGGATGAACTCGCCCCTCCAAGGTTCTTTACAAGGGCTTCAGCCTCTCCCCTGGACATGGATTGAAGTTCACCTGTAAAAACAAAACGCTGGTCTTCGAGGGGACCCTCCACGCTTGACATGCTTTTTTCTTCTACCACCCTAACTCCAGCGTCCTTAAGGCGCGAAATCATCTCTTTGTTCGCTTCATCGTCAAAAAAAGCCTTTATAGAAGCCGCTATCTTGGGACCAACCCCATCTATAGAAGAAAGTCCCTCTTCCTGGGCTGACGATAAAGCATCAAGGCTATGGAAACGATCGGCAAGTATTTCTGCCACTTTTTTCCCGACAAGACGAATTCCCAGAGCCGTTATGAGATTTGAAAGAAATCTGTTCTTAGAAACACTCAAAGCTTCCAACAGGTTTGAAGCAGATTTCTCCCCCATTCTATCCAGGGAAAGCAAGTCTTCACGCTTCAACGTGTAAAGGTCAGCCATGTTCCTAATAAGCTGCCTGTCTACAAGCTGCGTAATTAGTTTATCTCCCAGTCCACGAATGTCCATGGCTGCTCTTGAAGCAAAATGAGCAATTCCTTCACGAAGCTGGGCCGGGCACGACGCCCTGTTAGGACACCGCAGGGCAACTTCACCAGGGATTCGCATGACATGGGATCCGCAGGCAGGACATGTATCAGGCATCTGGAACTCAACTTCATTTCCATCCCGTCCCTCTGTCAGAACCCTTACCACTTCCGGGATGATCTCACCTGCTTTACGAACAACTACTTTATCTTTTATGCGAATATCTTTTCTGCGAATTTCATCCTCATTATGCAAGCTGGCCCTTCTCACTACAGTTCCGGCAAGATGGACCGGTTCGAGGTGGGCCACTGGAGTGAGAGTCCCTGTGCGGCCCACAGAAACCTCTATATCGAGGATTCTGCTTGTTTTTTCCTCTGGCGGATATTTAAAAGCAATAGCCCAGCGAGGAGCTTTTGCTGTGGTGCCCAGATCTTCCCAGAAATCAACCTGATTAATCTTCAGAACTACACCATCAGTACTATAGGGCAGGGAGAGTCGCTTTTCCCGCCACTCCTCTATAAATGCGTCAATATCCTGCCGTGTGCTGCATACTCCCCATGCACTCTGCACTGGAAATCCCAAATGCTGAAGCCAATGGAGAACCTCTTGCTGGGTCCGTAATCCATGCTCCTGGGGATGGGCTACATAATAGAGAAAGATTGAGAGTTTTCTCGACGCTGTAATTGACGAGTCAAGCTGACGAAGGCTCCCGGCTGCGGCATTTCTCGGATTAGCGAAAAGGAGCTCTCCCCCTTCTTCCCGTTCCTGGTTCAACGCCGCAAACTGTTCCCTCGTCATCAGCACTTCTCCGCGGACTTCCATGCGGCCCGAAACCTTCTCTCTGAGACGGAGAGGCAAAGAACGGATCGTTCTCAAGTTTGCCGTTACATCTTCCCCTACCAGCCCATCGCCGCGAGTGGCTCCCCGGATAAAAACACCATCCTCATAAATAAGAGAAACAGCCAAACCATCTATTTTCAGTTCGCAAAGATACTCCAGATTGCCAAGTCCCAACCCAGAAAAGACACGGTCACAGAACGACCATACCTCTTCTTTAGACAAAGCATTATCAAGGCTGAGAAGGGGGCTCTCATGAATCACT
This region of Aminobacterium colombiense DSM 12261 genomic DNA includes:
- the ligA gene encoding NAD-dependent DNA ligase LigA; its protein translation is MDRREALQRIEALREEINRHAHLYYVLDTPEIADHEYDALFRELASLEEAFPEFDDPDSPTHRVGGAPLDRFEKVIHESPLLSLDNALSKEEVWSFCDRVFSGLGLGNLEYLCELKIDGLAVSLIYEDGVFIRGATRGDGLVGEDVTANLRTIRSLPLRLREKVSGRMEVRGEVLMTREQFAALNQEREEGGELLFANPRNAAAGSLRQLDSSITASRKLSIFLYYVAHPQEHGLRTQQEVLHWLQHLGFPVQSAWGVCSTRQDIDAFIEEWREKRLSLPYSTDGVVLKINQVDFWEDLGTTAKAPRWAIAFKYPPEEKTSRILDIEVSVGRTGTLTPVAHLEPVHLAGTVVRRASLHNEDEIRRKDIRIKDKVVVRKAGEIIPEVVRVLTEGRDGNEVEFQMPDTCPACGSHVMRIPGEVALRCPNRASCPAQLREGIAHFASRAAMDIRGLGDKLITQLVDRQLIRNMADLYTLKREDLLSLDRMGEKSASNLLEALSVSKNRFLSNLITALGIRLVGKKVAEILADRFHSLDALSSAQEEGLSSIDGVGPKIAASIKAFFDDEANKEMISRLKDAGVRVVEEKSMSSVEGPLEDQRFVFTGELQSMSRGEAEALVKNLGGASSSSVSKKTSIVVAGPGAGSKLQKARELGITIINEEEFLQMIRPYERVFSKHTDSIEKEE